A section of the Parasteatoda tepidariorum isolate YZ-2023 chromosome 6, CAS_Ptep_4.0, whole genome shotgun sequence genome encodes:
- the LOC107438900 gene encoding uncharacterized protein has translation MEYTLEQIDPDNPHPIIIRLDGNEVIVGRKTVVSLSSHSLVSRRHASFHNINGEWHIKDLGSLNCLYVNAQRVENKNGLRKLRVGDTIGFGIPVYLSSIKDGFICVLKSKLSIKKEDLNESDVLVVEKNKTVSDICENGKESKKCLSPKFFSSNRNENINLSSTLPEISLNHLDSKTGLPKNCIFNDNTNRSVLPKSLSLSSIGFNIRKDNCNDTTEVSEPTVALPKIYNSLLQFEETVHNFVAHNTKHLDTKINLNLLENKEIKCESDEERIFVQPNSVGKKLNKVNIKDLSETCGNPYLNSLSFNTSEKQKSETSFDSVIQKKVIKCHSDVKSVHFLPISGEKRTEIQNDVSSDVCLNSHSNDDILSNTYKKLPFNFARGEIPVIQDEVSCNACFISIPNNDLQLPEIPKVNRGLSNSIEKENDITVIQDTISSNACSTSITNSDVFIAESPKVNEELFSSSEKEIALVQDEFSSNACFISISSNDLLPESPKVSRDLSNSIENGIAVIQDEISSNACFTYISNNDVFIAESHKINEKRSNSTEKDIALVQDEVSSNACFISISSNDLLPENPKVNRGLSNSVENGIAVIQDEISSKACFTSISNNVLFTESPKVNEELSSSAEKDIALVQDEVSSSACFISISSNDILLPRSPKINKGLSNLAEDDIAIIHDEVSSNACFTPISNTEVQISNCSNFKKESALSFTGGKTSVIHDEVSFNTCCTSSDVLIVKSSENIEKLQPILAEEKNAKLQIGFSPVLCFNSISDTVLAVNNDKGNEKLSSFSNVKITALQNKFSSDTSIDFISNTNRLNVNKELYPTFTPEKIKVILNEVSSDTGFSSFSNIDASISNSSKINKDLSLNVSEDNVQRIQCEVSSDTGFSSVSNTDASVSNSSKINEDLPLTVSGDNIQRIQCEVSSDAAFSSVSNIDTLITNSPKINEDLPLNVFGDNIQRIQCEVSSDTGFSSVSNIDTLITNISKINKDLPLNVSGDNIQRIQCEVSSDTGFSSVSNTDASVSNSPRINEDLPLNVSGDNIKRAQCEASSDTGFSSVSNTNLLLSDSLVVNKDLPLSVSKDKIEGIQNHLSLNAGFSSVSIMDANVNEGFPLSDSINNISKNQSSSCVERFNTIPNTNFLNLHSDGTGFNSNEKVPSVSVWLERNCNKNFNATNVAECSCLETNSLKCCSAPLKNVIDFVIDFSYDSTCNNFFNDRVLTELISDQSKSSEASATISDTKCKKKCKNFRSIETKTEIAEITVIPCNQDTINKSISDQSKLSEKSAKKANASCKKKCEGLKSVEVNKVAEKNKNDISCNETIVNIYSDQSKMTKTSVKKHKRSDRKKINISKLSGTKNKNLKINQSSKENEKCENPPSLNMLEASELQKDINAYDSCTKGINAYDSAIKGIDAYDSSIKGINVDDSSMKDFNAYDDSVSDLPNEFIDTAKLQTVIKTEVSYISNELIGSPGQQTCVISEVFSITEPPSEITEIPLLQSAIKSEIASIDFPNDISTNNPFFDSTKCDLALSSYKNQLYPPNSLEIKCKNKNPESSEGCALVVRDLVQHKLYDSDTESLSETCLSSIKDKSCYEAHNLKNCSVLLERLDLKQKCHNEESYVKNIHDPSYLIKKCTVLLTRCDSKEFKLPSDVKATFQNDSKLLSCVSGNGPLNSIVSGKCKNFRKERRKKASSVSLEKRLDESGQNKCSTHFSSLKANNSVRVKGLTLSRDGSASKRKLGKTVQKESPILLTDGAAIEKRLKKTVQRENFSLVAKAVEKISPSSKRNSNKSYKRNDIYKPIRKGNAEMQQMGITDTHTSDGLNSSTLVLSNKSVGQPSAYVENNSYFAKIPLSKQKKNSALSKLKKQAHTASQYHNSYTFKRKCLNGKPSFSNYIFKKRKKASKVRLNFAENLFSPVYSFQRQRDQFSSEDGASRETEVYNNGSTQKTTLKSKRKNSYPKRANRFSSRMNFLLDLPTVQNPNSTCQKDIVNKGSNFYKSYTNLLSDNSSTRLPTSCTVSKSPIVEYKKTVPNKSCFPIYQQYNSTKLNNSFMNFQNNVTKYPSQSTQDWLEQEFSNDSYSSAGQSSSSEVLIMDNFDMDNDCMYGFDIGPIGKNTDIIIPCNSEANNAPAKKPYEFSHKYNSLTCIQKIMEWNPRWLNEVQDFFPIVANRSGHLDLTFDHFDTYFAAFSSAIVLDIWQYMLLKCSEHKSTNKISHDFYCVTTFCIDKHDMVELQCCSYVTDSQSYTPSEGTVVFLDIFDKEREINTQMFGYINRFKALELKDKTKTLSIVPKAKKWDFSIYVKKEICLGNQILLARGICNIKDHLQLADALCTFQFSPFKNIVLQLKEENFLLCQHSPDITSAEYINRMKEEIMNFYSPLKVLLCHGAPGTGKTHSVLQLLEKLLFFNTFKLKILVTAPSDSALDEIGLRIIELNERHTWKCKSLNVIRIGTTKTVHQKLQAYVLEEMVARMCKNHCRKDLPSEEKLNCLEVEINALYQNLGNAASFKKVNRFLALTHQIKSMADHKLKSHKPFVHLNQKRLSSEKELDCLASEINVLRQELGTASSFEKVDRILSLTEEHKLMRDQYEKKLREASKAACLSACSGSVCSHLYCSMHRACKQYRVNLLEECDIVLTTLGNSIKSVVNLMSTQNVAVPFTCCIVDNASDCTELELLQCLTIGINKLILFGDVLPNTPKIAQKSKCDLKRSMFERFYSFFNKFNLESPIFSLKKQFRMHSEICRFPSVYFYNNTLETSPEVDDRYRLSPLKPYFVLDVISDQYIGSSDESEADQLALAYLCSIIKQAISSANIGVISTKNRVPIYNACLFQNDFCREVEVNTVDHFLSKEKDIVIIPCVKSNDSNELEDFASDCSKTKLALTRARQSLIIYGNISSLDHHKHWKALRDDAISRNLYASISSLFHMPLMLNEIIFEPDV, from the coding sequence ATGGAATACACTCTAGAACAAATTGATCCGGACAATCCACATCCCATCATCATTCGCTTAGATGGAAATGAAGTGATTGTTGGAAGAAAGACTGTGGTATCACTCTCTTCTCATAGCTTAGTGTCACGGAGACATGCCTCCTTTCACAACATCAACGGAGAATGGCACATTAAAGATTTGGGAAGTCTTAATTGCCTTTATGTAAATGCTCAGAGAGTTGAGAACAAGAACGGTTTGCGAAAATTGAGAGTTGGAGACACCATTGGTTTTGGAATTCCTGTCTATTTATCTTCCATTAAAGATGGATTCATTTGTGTTTTGAAATCGAAGCTGTCTATAAAGAAAGaagatttaaatgaaagtgATGTTTTGGTggtggaaaaaaacaaaacagtgtCAGACATATGTGAGAATGGAAAGGAATCCAAAAAGTGTCTctcaccaaaatttttttcttcgaatcgaaatgagaatataaatttatcttctaCGTTGCCAGAAATATCTTTGAATCACTTGGATTCCAAAACAGGTCTgccaaaaaattgcattttcaatGATAATACTAATAGAAGTGTTTTACCTAAATCTTTGTCTCTTTCAAGCATTGGCTTTAATATACGAAAAGACAACTGTAATGATACCACAGAAGTTTCTGAGCCTACAGTAGCAttaccaaaaatttataattcattactTCAGTTTGAAGAAACTGTACATAATTTTGTTGCCCATAATACAAAACATcttgatacaaaaattaatcttaacttATTAGAGAATAAAGAGATTAAATGTGAGTCGGATGAAGAACGCATATTTGTTCAACCGAATTCTGTGGGAAAGAAACTAAACAAAGTCAACATAAAAGATTTATCTGAAACATGCGGAAATCcctatttaaattctttgagcTTCAACACATCTGAGAAACAAAAATCTGAAACCAGCTTTGATTCTGTAATacaaaagaaagtaattaaatgtCACTCTGATGTAAAATCTGTTCATTTTCTACCCATTTCAGGGGAGAAAAGAACCGAAATTCAAAATGATGTTTCATCCGATGTATGCTTAAATTCCCATTCAAATGATGATATTTTATCTAACACTTACAAAAAATTGCCCTTTAATTTTGCTCGAGGGGAGATTCCAGTAATTCAAGATGAAGTTTCCTGCAATGcatgttttatttctattccAAACAATGATCTTCAGCTTCCTGAAATCCCTAAGGTTAATAGAGGGCTATCtaattcaattgaaaaagaaaatgatataaCTGTAATTCAAGATACAATATCTTCTAATGCATGTTCTACTTCTATTACAAACAGTGATGTTTTCATTGCTGAAAGTCCTAAGGTCAATGAAGAACTGTTCAGTTCATCTGAAAAAGAAATCGCATTAGTTCAAGATGAATTTTCCTCTAATGCATGTTTTATATCTATTTCAAGCAATGATCTGCTTCCTGAAAGCCCTAAGGTTAGTAGAGATCTGTCCAATTCAATTGAAAATGGTATTGCTGTAATTCAAGATGAAATATCCTCTAATGCATgttttacttatatttcaaacaatgatGTTTTTATTGCTGAAAGCCACAAGATTAATGAAAAACGATCCAATTCGACTGAAAAAGATATTGCATTAGTTCAAGATGAAGTTTCCTCTAATGCATGTTTTATATCTATTTCAAGCAATGATCTGCTTCCTGAAAACCCTAAGGTTAATAGAGGGCTGTCCAATTCAGTAGAAAATGGTATTGCTGTAATTCAAGATGAAATATCTTCTAAGGCATGTTTTACTTCTATttcaaacaatgttttatttactgaaagCCCTAAGGTCAATGAAGAACTGTCCAGTTCAGCTGAAAAAGATATTGCATTAGTTCAAGATGAAGTTTCCTCTAGTGcctgttttatttctatttcaagcAATGATATTCTGCTTCCTAGAAGTCCTAAGATTAACAAAGGGCTGTCCAATTTAGCTGAAGATGATATTGCAATAATACACGACGAAGTTTCCTCTAATGCATGTTTTACTCCTATTTCAAATACTGAAGTTCAAATTTCGAACTGCTCTAATTTCAAGAAAGAATCCGCTCTAAGTTTTACTGGAGGAAAGACCTCTGTAATCCACGATGAAGTTTCATTTAATACATGCTGCACTTCAAGTgatgttttaattgttaaaagttctgaaaatattgaaaaattgcaaCCCATTTTGGCTGAAGAAAAGAATGCAAAACTTCAAATTGGGTTTTCACCTGTCCTATGCTTTAATTCTATTTCAGACACTGTTTTGGCTGTTAACAATGATAAGggtaatgaaaaattatcaagcttttCCAATGTAAAGATTACAgcacttcaaaataaattttcttctgatacatcaattgattttatttcaaacactaATAGGTTGAATGTTAATAAAGAGTTGTATCCCACTTTTACTCCAGAAAAGATTAAAGTAATCCTAAATGAAGTTTCATCAGATACTGGCTTTAGTTCTTTTTCAAACATAGATGCTTCAATCAGCAACAGTTCAAAGATTAATAAGGACCTATCGCTGAATGTTTCTGAGGATAACGTCCAGAGAATTCAATGTGAAGTGTCATCAGATACTGGCTTTAGTTCTGTTTCAAACACAGATGCTTCAGTCAGCAACAGTTCAAAGATTAATGAGGATCTACCCCTGACTGTTTCTGGGGATAACATCCAGAGAATTCAATGTGAAGTTTCATCAGATGCTGCCTTTAGTTCTGTTTCAAACATAGATACTTTGATCACCAACAGTCCAAAGATTAACGAGGACCTACCACTGAATGTTTTTGGGGATAACATCCAGAGAATTCAATGTGAAGTTTCATCAGATACTGGCTTTAGTTCTGTTTCAAACATAGATACTTTGATCACCAACATTTCAAAGATTAATAAGGACCTACCACTGAATGTTTCTGGGGATAACATCCAGAGAATTCAATGTGAAGTTTCATCAGATACTGGCTTTAGTTCTGTTTCAAACACAGATGCTTCAGTCAGCAACAGTCCAAGGATTAACGAGGACCTACCACTGAATGTTTCTGGGGATAATATCAAGAGAGCTCAATGTGAAGCTTCATCAGATACTGGCTTTAGTTCTGTTTCAAACACGAATCTTTTGCTTTCTGACAGTCTTGTGGTTAATAAAGATCTACCACTGAGTGTTTCCAAAGATAAGATTGAAGGAATCCAAAATCACCTTTCATTAAATGCAGGCTTCAGTTCTGTATCAATCATGGATGCTAATGTTAATGAAGGTTTCCCCCTGAGTGATTCTAtcaataatattagtaaaaatcaaagttcttcatgtgttgaaagatttaatacaattccaaatactaattttttaaatttacactcAGATGGCACTGGATTTAATAGCAATGAAAAAGTTCCCTCAGTTTCTGTGTGGCTTGAAagaaactgtaataaaaattttaacgctACTAATGTAGCTGAGTGTTCATGTTTAGaaactaattctttaaaatgttgtagTGCACCTCTTAAGAATGTCATCgattttgttattgatttttcttatgattctacatgtaataatttttttaatgatagggttttaactgaattaatttCTGACCAGTCAAAATCCTCCGAAGCATCTGCCACGATATCTGATactaaatgcaagaaaaaatgcaaaaattttagatcaattgaaacaaaaactgaaattgcAGAGATTACTGTTATTCCTTGTAATCAGGACAccattaataaatcaatttctgATCAATCGAAGCTATCAGAAAAATCTGCTAAGAAAGCTAATGCTAGTTGTAAGAAAAAATGTGAAGGCTTGAAATCAGTAGAAGTTAACAAAGTtgcagaaaagaataaaaatgatatttcttgCAATGAAAcaattgttaatatatattctgATCAATCAAAGATGACTAAAACATCTGTTAAGAAACATAAAAGaagtgatagaaaaaaaattaacatttctaagTTAAgtggaacaaaaaataagaatctaaaaattaatcaaagttCTAAAGAAAATGAGAAATGTGAGAATCCTCCTTCACTGAATATGCTTGAAGCCTCTGAGTTGCAAAAAGATATCAATGCTTATGATTCTTGCACCAAAGGTATCAATGCTTATGATTCTGCAATCAAAGGTATAGATGCTTATGATTCTTCAATCAAAGGTATCAATGTTGATGATTCTTCAATGAAAGATTTCAATGCTTATGATGATTCTGTTTCTGATCTTCCTAATGAATTTATTGATACTGCCAAACTGCAAACAGTTATCAAAACTGAGGTTTCTTatatttctaatgaattaattggATCTCCCGGGCAGCAAACATGTGTTATTTCTGAAGTTTTTTCTATTACTGAGCCTCCTAGTGAAATAACCGAAATACCTTTATTGCAATCTGCCATCAAATCTGAAATTGCTTCGATTGATTTTCCTAATGATATTAGTACCAATAACCCTTTTTTTGATTCAACAAAATGTGACTTGGCATTAAGTTCGTACAAAAATCAGCTATATCCTCCTAATTCacttgaaattaaatgtaaaaacaaaaatccagAAAGTAGTGAGGGTTGTGCATTAGTTGTGCGAGACTTAGTACAGCATAAACTCTATGATAGTGACACTGAGTCTTTATCAGAAACATGTTTATCTtcaataaaagataaaagttgTTATGAAGCccacaacttaaaaaattgttcagtCTTATTAGAGAGATTAGACTTGAAACAGAAGTGCCATAATGAGGaaagttatgttaaaaatattcacgaTCCtagttatttgataaaaaaatgtactgtTTTACTGACACGTTGTGATTCAAAGGAGTTTAAGCTACCATCAGATGTCAAAGCTACTTTTCAAAATGATTCTAAGTTACTGAGTTGTGTTTCTGGCAATGGTCCCTTGAACTCAATTGTTTCAGGAAAATGCAAAAActttagaaaagaaagaagaaagaaagctTCATCTGTTAGCTTGGAAAAGAGACTTGATGAAAGTGGGCAAAATAAATGCTCAACACATTTTTCTTCGCTAAAAGCCAATAACAGTGTACGGGTTAAAGGTCTTACTTTATCGAGAGATGGTTCTGCTTCTAAACGAAAACTTGGTAAAACAGTTCAGAAAGAAAGTCCCATTTTGTTGACAGATGGGGCTGCAATTGAAAAGAGGCTCAAGAAAACAGTTCAGAGAGAAAATTTCAGTTTAGTGGCCAAAGCCGTTGAAAAGATTTCCCCATCGAGTAAACGCAACTCAAATAAATCTTATAAGAGGAATGATATTTATAAACCTATTCGAAAGGGTAACGCAGAAATGCAACAAATGGGAATTACTGATACGCATACCTCTGATGGTTTAAATTCATCTACTCTAGTTTTGAGTAACAAAAGTGTCGGACAACCGTCGGCTTATGTTGAAAATAACAGTTACTTTGCAAAAATACCTTTATCAAAGCAGAAGAAAAATTCTGCTTTGTCTAAGCTAAAAAAACAAGCTCATACTGCTTCTCAATATCATAATTCATATACTTTCAAGAGAAAATGCCTTAATGGAAAACCATCTTTTTCCAACTACATCTTTAAGAAGAGAAAGAAAGCATCTAAAGTTAGActaaattttgctgaaaatcttttttcacCAGTTTATAGCTTTCAAAGACAGAGAGATCAATTTTCCTCTGAAGATGGTGCTTCAAGAGAAACTGAGGTTTATAACAATGGTTCCAcacaaaaaacaactttaaaaagtaagagGAAAAACTCTTATCCAAAAAGAGCTAACCGTTTTTCAAGTCGAATGAACTTCTTACTTGATTTACCTACTGTACAAAATCCGAACTCCACTTGCCAAAAAGATATTGTAAATAAaggatctaatttttataaaagttatacaaATTTACTAAGTGATAATAGTTCCACACGTTTGCCAACATCTTGTACAGTTTCTAAGTCACCAATTGTTGAATATAAAAAGACGGTTCCTAATAAGTCCTGTTTCCCTATTTATCAACAATATAATTCCACAAAACTGAATAACTCgtttatgaattttcaaaacaatgttaCAAAGTATCCATCACAATCTACTCAGGATTGGTTAGAGCAAGAGTTTTCAAATGACTCGTACTCTAGTGCTGGTCAAAGTTCATCTTCTGAAGTTTTAATCATGGATAATTTCGATATGGATAATGATTGCATGTACGGTTTTGACATAGGGCCTATCGGAAAAAACACCGACATCATCATTCCATGCAACTCAGAAGCCAATAATGCTCCTGCCAAAAAACCTTATGAATTTTCACACAAGTACAACTCCTTGACTTGCATTCAAAAAATCATGGAATGGAATCCCAGGTGGTTAAATGAGGTACaggatttttttcctattgtGGCAAACCGCTCAGGACACCTAGACCTTACATTCGATCATTTTGACACATACTTTGCTGCATTTTCTTCCGCCATAGTCTTGGATATATGGCAATATATGTTGCTCAAATGCTCAGAACATAAATCAACTAACAAAATTTCTCATGATTTTTATTGTGTGACTACTTTTTGTATTGATAAACATGACATGGTTGAGCTGCAGTGCTGTTCGTATGTTACTGACAGTCAGTCCTACACTCCATCGGAAGGTACGGTAGTTTTTCTAGATATCTTTGACAAAGAACGTGAGATTAATACTCAGATGTTCGGGTATATAAATAGGTTCAAAGCTCTTGAACTCAAGGACAAAACCAAAACATTGTCCATTGTGCCAAAAGCTAAAAAATGGGATTTTAGTATTTATGTAAAGAAAGAGATTTGTTTGGGAAACCAAATATTATTGGCTCGTGGGATTTGTAACATTAAGGATCATCTGCAATTGGCTGATGCATTGTgtacttttcaattttctcCATTTAAGAATATTGTCTTGCAACTTAAGGAGGAGAATTTTCTCTTGTGTCAACATTCACCAGATATAACTTCAGCTGAATATATAAACAGAATGAAGGAGGAAATAATGAATTTCTATTCACCATTGAAGGTGCTCTTGTGTCATGGTGCACCTGGCACAGGTAAAACTCACTCGGTACTGCAGCTGTtggaaaaattgcttttttttaatacttttaaattaaaaattttagtgactGCTCCATCTGATTCTGCTTTAGATGAAATTGGCTTAAGGATTATTGAACTAAATGAACGCCACACTTGGAAATGTAAATCTTTAAATGTTATTAGAATAGGAACCACTAAAACAGTTCACCAAAAATTGCAGGCATATGTGCTAGAAGAAATGGTTGCAAGGATGTGTAAAAATCATTGCCGAAAAGATTTACCTTCAGAAGAGAAGCTGAACTGCTTGGAAGTTGAAATTAATGCCTTGTACCAAAACTTAGGCAATGCTgccagttttaaaaaagttaatagatTTCTGGCACTGACCCATCAAATCAAATCAATGGCTGACCACAAATTGAAATCGCACAAACCTTTTGTGCATTTGAATCAAAAAAGGCTGTCCTCGGAGAAAGAACTGGATTGCTTGGCTTCTGAAATTAATGTTCTGAGACAGGAATTGGGTACAGCTTCGAGTTTTGAGAAAGTTGATAGAATTTTGTCCCTAACCGAAGAACACAAGTTGATGAGAGATCAGTATGAGAAGAAATTGCGAGAGGCATCCAAGGCAGCCTGCTTGTCTGCATGTTCTGGAAGTGTATGCTCTCACCTCTACTGCAGCATGCACAGAGCGTGTAAGCAGTACAGGGTCAACTTATTGGAAGAGTGTGACATTGTGCTAACAACTTTGGGCAACAGCATTAAAAGTGTTGTGAATTTGATGTCTACTCAAAATGTTGCCGTGCCTTTTACGTGCTGTATAGTGGATAATGCATCAGATTGTACTGAGTTGGAACTGCTGCAGTGTTTGACTATCGGTATCAACAAACTAATACTATTTGGGGATGTCCTACCAAACACTCCAAAAATAGCTCAGAAATCAAAATGTGATCTGAAGCGATCtatgtttgaaagattttactctttttttaataaatttaatcttgaaagtcccattttttcattgaaaaaacagTTTCGTATGCATTCTGAAATTTGCCGTTTTCCTTCTGTGTATTTCTACAACAACACACTGGAGACTTCACCAGAGGTAGATGATCGCTACAGGCTATCTCCCTTGAAgccatattttgttttagacGTTATAAGTG